One part of the Aurantibacillus circumpalustris genome encodes these proteins:
- a CDS encoding phytoene/squalene synthase family protein gives MKAIFDQVSKKTSKLVTRQYSTSFSLGIRFLKSELHDPIYGIYGFVRFADEIVDSFHDYDKEKLLQEFKNDTYHSIERGISLNPILNTFQRVVRTYNIENELIDAFLKSMAMDLQKKAYSEEDYKDYILGSAEAVGLMCLRVFTNGDFAQYEKLKPYAMYLGSAFQKINFLRDLKADYVGMGRIYFPNVKMNELNENMKKEIEKDIEFEFDQGLKGIKMLPKKARLGVYVAYIYYYSLFNKIKNLKACNILEERVRIPNRQKILLLAGSYVRNRLNLL, from the coding sequence ATGAAGGCAATTTTTGATCAGGTTTCTAAAAAAACGAGCAAATTGGTTACTCGCCAATACAGCACTTCTTTTAGTTTAGGCATTCGTTTTTTAAAAAGCGAGTTACATGACCCTATCTATGGAATTTACGGATTTGTTCGTTTTGCAGATGAAATTGTAGACAGCTTTCACGATTACGATAAAGAAAAGTTATTGCAAGAGTTTAAAAATGACACGTATCACAGTATAGAACGGGGTATTAGTCTTAATCCAATATTAAACACTTTTCAGCGAGTGGTGCGCACTTATAATATTGAAAACGAATTAATAGATGCGTTCCTAAAAAGTATGGCGATGGATTTGCAAAAAAAGGCTTATTCAGAAGAAGACTACAAGGATTATATTTTAGGTAGCGCAGAAGCGGTAGGTTTGATGTGTTTGCGAGTTTTCACAAATGGAGACTTCGCGCAGTATGAAAAACTAAAGCCTTATGCAATGTATTTAGGGTCAGCTTTTCAGAAAATTAATTTTTTACGTGACCTTAAGGCCGACTACGTTGGGATGGGAAGAATATACTTTCCAAATGTAAAAATGAACGAACTCAACGAAAACATGAAGAAAGAAATAGAAAAAGATATAGAGTTTGAGTTTGATCAAGGATTAAAGGGAATAAAAATGTTACCTAAAAAGGCTAGACTGGGAGTTTACGTAGCCTATATATATTATTATTCACTTTTTAATAAAATCAAGAATTTAAAGGCATGCAATATTCTTGAAGAACGTGTTCGCATTCCAAATAGACAAAAAATATTACTATTAGCGGGTAGTTACGTTCGAAACCGGTTAAATTTATTATAA